From a region of the Procambarus clarkii isolate CNS0578487 chromosome 2, FALCON_Pclarkii_2.0, whole genome shotgun sequence genome:
- the LOC138365862 gene encoding filaggrin-2-like yields MAGTIEEQSSVGKMAGTIEEQSSAGKMAGTIEEQSSAGKMAGTIEEQSSTGKMAGTIEEQSSVGKMAGTIEEQSSTGKMAGTIEEQSSAGKMAGTIEEQSSVGKMAGTIEEQSSVGKMAGTIEEQSSVGKMAGTIEEQSSAGKMAGTIEEQSSVGKMAGTIEEQSSAGKMAGFIEEQSSTGKMAGFIEEQSSTGKMAGTIEEQSSVGKMAGTIEEQSSAGKVSGTIEEQSSSGKMAGTIEEQSSVGKMAGTIEEQSSSGKMAGTIEEQSSVGKMAGTIVEQSSAGKVSGTIEEQSSSGKMAGTIEEQSSTGKMAGTIEEQSSVGKMAGTIEEQSSVGKMAGTIEEQSSVGKMAGTIEEQSSVGKMAGTIEEQSSAGKMAGTIEEQSSTGKMAGTIEEQSSTGKMAGTIEEQSSVGKMAGTIEEQSSAGKVSGTIEEQSSSGKMAGTIEEQSSTGKMAGTIEEQSSAGKVSGTIEEQSSAGKMAGTIEEQSSSGKMAGTIEEQSSTGKMAGTIEEQSSAGKVSGTIEEQSSTGKMAGTIEEQSSAVNTVISQYDYESELSSVKGGHSL; encoded by the exons ATGGCTGGTACTATAGAGGAGCAGAGTAGCGTCGGTAAGATGGCTGGTACTATAGAGGAGCAGAGTAGCGCTGGTAAGATGGCTGGTACTATAGAGGAGCAGAGTAGCGCTGGTAAGATGGCTGGTACTATAGAGGAGCAGAGTAGCACTGGTAAGATGGCTGGTACTATAGAGGAGCAGAGTAGCGTCGGTAAGATGGCTGGTACTATAGAGGAGCAGAGTAGCACTGGTAAGATGGCTGGTACTATAGAGGAGCAGAGTAGCGCTGGTAAGATGGCTGGTACTATAGAGGAGCAGAGTAGCGTCGGTAAGATGGCTGGTACTATAGAGGAGCAGAGTAGCGTCGGTAAGATGGCTGGTACTATAGAGGAGCAGAGTAGCGTCGGTAAGATGGCTGGTACTATAGAGGAGCAGAGTAGCGCTGGTAAGATGGCTGGTACTATAGAGGAGCAGAGTAGCGTCGGTAAGATGGCTGGTACTATAGAGGAGCAGAGTAGCGCTGGTAAGATGGCTGGGTTTATAGAGGAGCAGAGTAGCACTGGTAAGATGGCTGGGTTTATAGAGGAGCAGAGTAGCACTGGTAAGATGGCTGGTACTATAGAGGAGCAGAGTAGCGTCGGTAAGATGGCTGGTACTATAGAGGAGCAGAGTAGCGCCGGTAAGGTGTCTGGTACTATAGAGGAGCAGAGTAGCTCCGGTAAGATGGCTGGTACTATAGAGGAGCAGAGTAGCGTCGGTAAGATGGCTGGTACTATAGAGGAGCAGAGTAGCTCCGGTAAGATGGCTGGTACTATAGAGGAGCAGAGTAGCGTCGGTAAGATGGCTGGTACTATAGTGGAGCAGAGTAGCGCTGGTAAGGTGTCTGGTACTATAGAGGAGCAGAGTAGCTCCGGTAAGATGGCTGGTACTATAGAGGAGCAGAGTAGCACTGGTAAGATGGCTGGTACTATAGAGGAGCAGAGTAGCGTCGGTAAGATGGCTGGTACTATAGAGGAGCAGAGTAGCGTCGGTAAGATGGCTGGTACTATAGAGGAGCAGAGTAGCGTCGGTAAGATGGCTGGTACTATAGAGGAGCAGAGTAGCGTCGGTAAGATGGCTGGTACTATAGAGGAGCAGAGTAGCGCTGGTAAGATGGCTGGTACTATAGAGGAGCAGAGTAGCACTGGTAAGATGGCTGGTACTATAGAGGAGCAGAGTAGCACCGGTAAGATGGCTGGTACTATAGAGGAGCAGAGTAGCGTCGGTAAGATGGCTGGTACTATAGAGGAGCAGAGTAGCGCCGGTAAGGTGTCTGGTACTATAGAGGAGCAGAGTAGCTCCGGTAAGATGGCTGGTACTATAGAGGAGCAGAGTAGCACTGGTAAGATGGCTGGTACTATAGAGGAGCAGAGTAGCGCCGGTAAGGTGTCTGGTACTATAGAGGAGCAGAGTAGCGCTGGTAAGATGGCTGGTACTATAGAGGAGCAGAGTAGCTCCGGTAAGATGGCTGGTACTATAGAGGAGCAGAGTAGCACTGGTAAGATGGCTGGTACTATAGAGGAGCAGAGTAGCGCCGGTAAGGTGTCTGGTACTATAGAGGAGCAGAGTAGTACCGGTAAGATGGCTGGTACTATAGAGGAGCAGAGTAGCGCTG TTAACACAGTAATTAGTCAATACGATTATGAAAGTGAATTATCCAGTGTTAAAGGAGGACATTCTTTGTGA